The proteins below are encoded in one region of Amycolatopsis magusensis:
- a CDS encoding CoA transferase: MAGPTPMALEPDCEIDWAGPVALPLADEPMVQAACGLMHVHGRRSGHPEPITVDYASTVAKVFARQGALAASIATARGLPLRSVRTSVAQAALHSVAQYLAVATTDDDWRELRGTGGPPFLTADGVRVEIETLNAEDWCRFWSRLGASREAIRTGWPPFQQRFGSAVCPLPDELASCVAARLFHSVAVAGAATGVSVVQVRECAGDLTGPPFRITPLGAPGSALPPASARPLDGLVVVESTRRVQGPLAGHVLRLLGAEVIRVEPPGGDPARWVPPIAGDCSARFLALNRGKSAVDLDLATSAGRADLLELLTRAHVFLHNWAPGKAARWNLDADRLLTVHPGLVYASASGWGDAFGDRAPLGTDYLVQAHSGLAAALRPSGAPSLMTLTDVLGGLVCAEGVLAALLDRVRTGQGARVDSSLYSATSLIPQTRPQWTASVSVRDGRLHGTGEPIEVCTDLAELAADPRFGAALGHDGFAYPLPPWEFA, translated from the coding sequence ATGGCCGGGCCCACCCCGATGGCGCTCGAACCCGACTGCGAGATCGACTGGGCGGGCCCGGTGGCGCTGCCGCTGGCCGACGAACCCATGGTGCAGGCGGCGTGCGGGCTCATGCACGTCCACGGCCGCCGCTCCGGCCACCCCGAGCCGATCACCGTCGACTACGCCAGCACGGTGGCGAAGGTCTTCGCCCGTCAGGGCGCCTTGGCCGCCTCGATCGCCACCGCGCGCGGGCTCCCGTTGCGGTCGGTGCGGACGTCGGTGGCGCAGGCGGCGTTGCATTCGGTGGCGCAGTACCTGGCCGTCGCGACCACGGACGACGACTGGCGCGAGCTCCGCGGCACGGGCGGGCCGCCGTTCCTCACCGCCGACGGTGTGCGCGTGGAGATCGAGACGCTGAACGCCGAGGACTGGTGCCGGTTCTGGAGCAGGCTCGGCGCTTCCCGCGAGGCCATCCGGACGGGTTGGCCGCCGTTCCAGCAGCGCTTCGGCAGTGCGGTCTGCCCGCTGCCGGACGAACTCGCCTCCTGCGTGGCCGCGCGGCTGTTCCATTCGGTCGCCGTGGCCGGGGCGGCGACTGGGGTGAGCGTGGTGCAGGTCCGCGAGTGCGCCGGTGACCTGACCGGGCCGCCCTTCCGCATCACGCCACTGGGTGCGCCCGGCTCGGCGCTCCCGCCCGCGAGCGCCCGGCCACTGGACGGGCTGGTCGTCGTCGAGTCGACCCGGCGCGTGCAGGGGCCGCTGGCCGGGCACGTGCTGCGGCTGCTCGGCGCGGAGGTGATCCGGGTCGAGCCGCCGGGCGGTGATCCAGCGCGGTGGGTGCCACCGATCGCGGGTGACTGCTCGGCGCGTTTCCTCGCGCTGAACCGAGGAAAGTCCGCGGTGGACCTCGACCTGGCGACCTCCGCCGGGCGCGCCGATCTGCTCGAATTGCTGACGCGTGCGCACGTGTTCCTGCACAACTGGGCTCCGGGCAAGGCCGCGCGGTGGAACCTGGACGCGGACCGGTTGCTGACCGTCCACCCCGGACTCGTCTACGCGTCCGCCAGTGGCTGGGGTGACGCGTTCGGCGATCGGGCGCCGCTGGGCACCGACTACCTCGTGCAGGCGCACAGCGGCCTCGCGGCGGCCCTGCGGCCATCGGGCGCGCCTTCGCTGATGACGTTGACCGACGTGCTCGGCGGGCTCGTCTGCGCCGAGGGGGTCCTGGCCGCGCTGCTCGACCGCGTCCGGACAGGACAGGGCGCCCGTGTCGATTCATCGCTTTATTCCGCCACTTCACTCATACCGCAGACTCGTCCACAGTGGACCGCTTCGGTCTCGGTCCGTGACGGTCGCTTGCACGGCACCGGCGAGCCGATCGAGGTGTGCACCGACCTCGCCGAACTGGCCGCCGACCCGCGCTTCGGCGCCGCGCTCGGCCACGACGGGTTCGCCTATCCGCTGCCGCCTTGGGAGTTCGCTTGA